From a region of the Malania oleifera isolate guangnan ecotype guangnan chromosome 12, ASM2987363v1, whole genome shotgun sequence genome:
- the LOC131143883 gene encoding uncharacterized protein LOC131143883, which produces MCNGMFFCKEPDESLSFLDYLAQSAQQWNTHPELAPIAAQPLRVISGGDRYEVKEETSFQALVAALSKKLEVMESEKEKSKPQPNPQVYRQQQQPVHHVSGDTFESVKVVITLQSGKEVSRPEMPTDQQTAAPAPEVTDEIVKGKEKSDEASLCLKKELLKLLFENMTHEMNVFNKTPTGLEESEVHAVDMVDDLDALELFSAVRLDGACKSEAPRQLEDKRQFFSEVKIIFEKMGCPNCKAWLEELDDTRWAYRAAIKRISRMTPYRLIYDKACDVPVKI; this is translated from the exons atgtgcaatgggatgttcttctgTAAGGAACCAGATGAgagcttatcatttttagactatctagCTCAGAGTGCTCAGCAATGGAACACGCATCCTGAATTGGCACCGATAGCAGCACAACCTCTCCGAGTAATTAGTGGTGGAGAccgatacgaggtcaaagaggagacTAGCTTCCAAGCTCTGGTTGCTGCGTTGTCTAAGAAACTGGAAGTTATGGAATCAGAGAAAGAAAAATCTAAG cctcagccgaatccccaggtatatagacagcaACAGCAACCGGTGCACCATGTTTCAGGGGATACGTTTGAGTCAGTAAAGGTAGTTATTACCTTGcaaagtggaaaagaagtttcccgtcCTGAAATGCCCACTGACCAACAAACAGCCGCGCCGGCACCTGAGGTGACAGATGAGATagttaaaggaaaagaaaaatcagatgaggccaGCTTATGTTTAAAAAA AGAACTACTCAAGCTTTTGTTCGAGAACATGACACATGAAATGAACGTGTTTAATAAAACGCCGACTGGGCTTGAGGAATCAGAGGTACACGCAGTAGACATGGTGGATGACTTGGATGCATTGGAGCTATTTTCAGCAGTTCGTCTAGATGGTGCATGTAAAAGTGAAGCTCCTAGACAACTTGAG GACAAGCGACAGTTCTTTTCAGAAGTCAAGATTATATTTGAGAAGATGGGTTGTCCTAACTGCAAAGCATGGCTCGAGGAATTGGATGATACACGCTGGGCTTACCGAGCTGCAATCAAGAGAATTTCCAGAATGACTCCATACAGGTTGATTTACGATAAGGCATGTGATGTACCTGTTAAAAtttag